Proteins encoded by one window of Bacteroidia bacterium:
- a CDS encoding PhoH family protein, with product MAKKQDRKVFVLDTSCILFDHNAITNFKEHNVAIPITVLEEIDRFKKGNDVINFEAREFIRALDKLSSGASLGDWIPLNGSTKGKFKVLMDESGNGVDANKVFGEKKADHNIINAALALKHETNERNIVLVSKDINLRLKAKSLGLQAEDYMTGKIKDIEGLYTGKSELNNVPKKFIDALYQDGFCKWKDLVKSRPVANHYFILKSKAEGSSALAYYNPATDRIERIHKDHAYGIKPRNAEQAFAMHAVMNPNVLLVTVQGVAGTGKTLIALASAMQQKMNYRQIYLARPIVPLSNKDIGYLPGDIKSKINPYMEPLWDNLKYIQSQYRETDKEYQKIADMVENEKLHITPLAYIRGRSLSNICFIIDEAQNLTPHEVKTIITRAGEGTKIIFTGDVFQIDTPYLDAHSNGLSNVIDKMKNSHLYSHITLEKGERSELANLAGELL from the coding sequence ATGGCAAAAAAACAAGATCGCAAAGTATTCGTACTCGATACCTCTTGCATCCTTTTCGACCACAACGCAATAACTAACTTTAAAGAACACAATGTGGCCATCCCTATTACGGTACTTGAAGAAATAGATCGGTTTAAAAAGGGAAATGACGTAATTAATTTCGAAGCAAGGGAGTTTATCAGAGCACTCGATAAGTTAAGTTCGGGAGCATCACTGGGTGACTGGATTCCGCTTAATGGTTCTACTAAAGGAAAGTTTAAAGTGTTGATGGATGAGAGTGGTAATGGTGTTGATGCCAATAAAGTTTTTGGGGAGAAAAAAGCTGACCATAATATCATCAATGCAGCACTTGCATTGAAGCACGAAACCAATGAACGCAATATTGTTCTCGTAAGTAAAGATATCAATTTGCGACTGAAAGCTAAGTCACTCGGCCTTCAGGCAGAAGATTATATGACCGGAAAAATAAAAGATATTGAAGGACTTTATACCGGTAAATCAGAACTTAACAATGTCCCTAAGAAATTTATTGATGCATTGTATCAGGATGGTTTTTGCAAGTGGAAAGATTTAGTAAAATCACGCCCTGTTGCCAATCATTATTTTATTCTTAAAAGTAAAGCTGAAGGCTCCTCTGCATTGGCATATTATAATCCTGCTACTGATAGGATAGAACGCATTCATAAAGATCATGCCTATGGCATAAAACCCCGTAACGCTGAGCAGGCATTTGCTATGCATGCTGTAATGAATCCGAATGTTTTATTGGTAACTGTTCAGGGTGTTGCAGGAACAGGTAAAACATTAATTGCATTGGCATCGGCTATGCAGCAAAAAATGAATTACCGGCAGATTTATCTGGCACGACCAATTGTTCCACTTAGCAATAAAGATATCGGCTACCTTCCAGGTGACATAAAATCAAAAATCAATCCATACATGGAGCCCTTGTGGGATAACTTAAAATACATACAAAGCCAATATCGTGAAACCGATAAAGAGTATCAGAAAATTGCTGATATGGTAGAGAATGAGAAATTACATATCACACCACTTGCATATATCCGTGGACGAAGCTTGAGTAATATTTGTTTTATCATTGATGAAGCTCAGAATCTGACACCGCATGAAGTAAAAACTATCATTACCCGTGCGGGTGAAGGAACTAAAATAATTTTTACGGGAGATGTGTTTCAGATTGATACACCATATCTTGATGCACATAGTAATGGACTGAGTAATGTAATTGATAAGATGAAAAATTCACATCTCTATTCTCATATCACTTTAGAAAAAGGAGAACGCAGTGAGCTTGCAAACCTTGCCGGAGAATTACTTTAA
- a CDS encoding sugar transferase, with amino-acid sequence MVKRCFDVVVSLTAIVILLPLLLLIALWIKADSRGNVLYKQIRVGKGGKDFGILKFRTMRPDSDSKGLLTVGGHDPRITKAGYVLRKYKLDELPQLFNVLAGQMSLVGPRPEVRKYVSCYSAEQLKVLNVKPGITDYASIYYSNENEILAQSAHPEQTYVQEIMPHKLALNLKYIQEAGIITDLKIIAGTVAKIVR; translated from the coding sequence ATGGTTAAACGATGTTTTGATGTAGTAGTATCATTAACAGCAATTGTTATACTCTTGCCATTGTTATTACTCATTGCATTGTGGATTAAAGCCGATAGCAGAGGAAATGTTTTATACAAACAAATCAGAGTAGGTAAAGGAGGAAAAGATTTTGGTATCCTTAAATTCCGGACCATGCGTCCGGATTCTGACAGCAAAGGATTACTGACTGTTGGTGGACATGACCCGCGTATTACCAAAGCCGGATATGTTTTACGTAAGTATAAACTTGATGAACTGCCACAGTTGTTTAATGTGCTTGCCGGACAGATGAGTCTTGTTGGGCCAAGACCGGAAGTGCGAAAATACGTATCATGTTATTCTGCTGAACAACTAAAGGTGTTAAATGTAAAACCCGGAATAACAGATTATGCAAGCATTTATTACAGCAATGAGAATGAGATTTTGGCACAATCTGCCCACCCTGAACAAACCTATGTGCAGGAAATTATGCCACATAAATTAGCACTCAATCTAAAGTATATTCAAGAAGCAGGAATAATTACAGATCTGAAGATTATTGCAGGTACAGTTGCTAAAATTGTTAGGTGA